In the genome of Cryptomeria japonica chromosome 8, Sugi_1.0, whole genome shotgun sequence, one region contains:
- the LOC131070581 gene encoding CASP-like protein 2A3, whose amino-acid sequence MGGEDDCEISEGEKWVERGLRIAALPLCIAALVLMIKSKEINDYGALKYNHIAAFKYLAYANGIGAGYSVLSAFNSAVPQSRSLSRAWLVFSFDQAFAYLILVAGAVATEVLYLAHKGDEKITWYQMCPYYGRFCNKLGASLILSFVGCVCFVILSLISAHRVFSNYDPPRLYKEDQ is encoded by the exons ATGGGTGGAGAAGATGACTGTGAAATTAGCGAGGGAGAGAAATGGGTGGAAAGGGGGCTGCGGATTGCGGCGCTTCCTCTTTGCATTGCAGCTCTGGTTTTGATGATCAAGAGCAAGGAGATTAACGATTATGGAGCCCTTAAGTACAACCACATTGCCGCTTTTAA GTATTTGGCTTATGCAAATGGAATAGGTGCTGGTTATTCCGTGTTATCAGCATTTAATTCTGCAGTTCCTCAATCTCGCAGCTTATCTAGAGCATGgcttgttttttcttttgatcaG GCATTTGCATACTTGATATTAGTAGCAGGAGCTGTAGCCACAGAAGTGTTGTACTTGGCACATAAGGGTGATGAGAAGATCACATGGTACCAAATGTGTCCTTATTATGGAAGATTTTGCAACAAATTAGGGGCCTCCCTAATTTTAAGCTTTGTGGGTTGTGTATGTTTTGTTATACTATCACTTATTTCAGCCCACAGGGTCTTTAGTAATTATGATCCTCCACGTCTTTACAAGGAAGACCAGTAA